A DNA window from Rossellomorea marisflavi contains the following coding sequences:
- a CDS encoding DNA/RNA non-specific endonuclease — MKKATYLLISLVMMTLAACAPQQNQASDKDDTKQVSEQKADESKKDGAKSEAAEAEESKDEPEKRESEPATTASATSINGDIDYSDYKLIEVDGGDRSGDREPNVRVDIGFGDREYWAFTNEYGQLIRVEAKEIILQDDQTEPVKSSGRYYYDEANVPGTERSYLDQGHVIADSLGGVSNAYNITPQDSTLNRHGDQAYMEKVIRDAGGVTNFVAKISYPDTETQIPDHYTYTYIMKGRTVTDDFDNVNPDDVNARAEAEAEPAAAPEAASTQESTHDISKVDTDHNGRVTIAEAKAAGFKMPITRDSWLYEYMDDRDGDGMVGE, encoded by the coding sequence ATGAAGAAAGCAACCTATTTACTGATATCACTTGTCATGATGACGCTTGCGGCGTGTGCTCCACAGCAAAATCAGGCGTCAGACAAAGACGATACCAAACAAGTAAGCGAACAGAAAGCAGATGAGAGCAAAAAAGACGGCGCTAAAAGTGAAGCGGCGGAAGCAGAGGAATCCAAGGATGAACCAGAAAAGCGTGAAAGCGAACCTGCGACCACGGCTTCTGCTACAAGCATCAATGGGGACATTGACTACAGCGACTATAAACTGATCGAAGTCGACGGCGGGGACAGGTCCGGTGATCGTGAGCCCAACGTCCGTGTGGATATCGGATTCGGTGACAGGGAGTACTGGGCGTTCACCAATGAATATGGACAGTTGATCCGCGTGGAGGCGAAGGAAATCATTCTTCAGGATGATCAAACGGAGCCGGTTAAGTCGTCAGGCAGGTATTATTACGATGAAGCCAATGTTCCGGGGACGGAGCGTTCCTACCTCGACCAGGGGCATGTGATCGCCGACTCACTGGGCGGAGTGTCCAATGCCTATAACATCACGCCTCAGGACAGCACCCTCAACCGTCACGGGGATCAAGCTTACATGGAAAAAGTGATCCGCGATGCCGGAGGAGTGACAAACTTCGTGGCAAAGATCAGCTATCCAGATACAGAAACACAGATTCCCGATCATTACACGTATACATACATCATGAAGGGAAGAACCGTGACGGATGACTTCGATAACGTGAACCCGGATGATGTGAATGCACGAGCAGAAGCAGAAGCCGAACCTGCAGCGGCTCCAGAGGCTGCCTCAACACAGGAAAGCACTCATGATATCAGTAAGGTTGATACGGATCATAACGGCAGGGTGACGATCGCTGAAGCGAAAGCGGCCGGATTCAAGATGCCGATCACGAGGGATTCATGGCTCTATGAATATATGGATGACCGCGATGGTGATGGGATGGTCGGAGAATGA